A single Lactuca sativa cultivar Salinas chromosome 8, Lsat_Salinas_v11, whole genome shotgun sequence DNA region contains:
- the LOC111903757 gene encoding auxin-induced protein 15A encodes MGLMRLSSSLLFNVKSFTKLISIRNSNYQRDVPKGHLAVYVGENQKRRFVVPVSYLEQPLFQELLRQSEEEFGFDHPMGGLTISCEEDQFFELTSLLHA; translated from the coding sequence ATGGGTCTTATGCGGTTATCTTCTTCATTGCTTTTCAATGTAAAGAGTTTTACCAAATTGATCTCCATTCGCAACAGCAATTATCAAAGGGATGTGCCAAAAGGTCACCTAGCGGTGTATGTTGGTGAAAATCAAAAGAGGCGGTTTGTGGTCCCCGTTTCATACTTGGAACAACCGTTATTTCAAGAGTTGTTGCGTCAGTCGGAGGAAGAATTTGGGTTTGATCATCCAATGGGAGGCCTAACTATTTCATGCGAAGAAGATCAATTTTTTGAGCTCACTTCCCTATTGCATGCTTAA